One segment of Streptomyces sp. NBC_01463 DNA contains the following:
- a CDS encoding TetR/AcrR family transcriptional regulator: MSTAEETDGETPWEEVTPEAARRLLVAAVDAFAERGYHATTTRDIAGRAGMSPAALYIHYKTKEELLHRISRIGHDRALTLLEAAAGREGTAAERLAAAVRSFVRWHAQRHTTARVVQYELDALGEEHRTEIVELRRRSDAVVRRIIGEGVAAGEFDVPDVPGTTLAVLSLCIDVARWFNAQGSRTPDEVGELYAGLVLRMVAAKH, translated from the coding sequence ATGAGCACGGCGGAGGAGACCGACGGCGAGACGCCGTGGGAGGAAGTGACCCCCGAGGCCGCCCGGCGGCTTCTCGTCGCGGCCGTCGACGCCTTCGCCGAGCGCGGGTACCACGCGACGACCACCCGGGACATCGCCGGCCGTGCCGGAATGAGCCCCGCGGCGCTCTACATCCACTACAAGACGAAGGAAGAGCTGCTCCACCGGATCAGCAGGATCGGTCACGACCGGGCCCTGACGCTCCTGGAGGCGGCGGCCGGCCGCGAGGGCACGGCCGCCGAGCGGCTCGCCGCCGCGGTCCGCTCCTTCGTCCGCTGGCACGCCCAGCGCCACACCACCGCGCGCGTGGTCCAGTACGAACTGGACGCGCTCGGCGAGGAGCACCGCACCGAGATCGTCGAACTGCGCCGCAGGAGCGACGCGGTGGTGCGCCGGATCATCGGCGAGGGCGTGGCGGCCGGCGAGTTCGACGTCCCCGACGTGCCGGGCACCACGCTCGCGGTGCTCTCGCTCTGCATCGACGTGGCGCGGTGGTTCAACGCCCAGGGCAGCCGGACGCCGGACGAGGTGGGCGAGCTGTACGCCGGCCTCGTGCTGCGGATGGTCGCGGCCAAGCACTGA